The following are encoded together in the Cynocephalus volans isolate mCynVol1 chromosome 4, mCynVol1.pri, whole genome shotgun sequence genome:
- the LOC134377377 gene encoding large ribosomal subunit protein eL29-like encodes MAKSKNHTIHNQSQKWHRNGIKKPQSQRYESLNGLDPNFLRNMCFAKKHKKGMKKMQASNAKAMSGHAEAIKVLVKPKEVKPKIPKGASHKLHQLAYTAQPKLRKRARAHIVKGLRLCWPKAKAKAQTKAQDVASAAALGQAPKGVQAPTKAPE; translated from the coding sequence ATGGCCAAGTCCAAGAACCACACCATACACAACCAATCCCAGAAATGGCACAGAAATGGCATTAAGAAACCTCAATCACAAAGATATGAATCCCTTAACGGGTTAGACCCCAATTTCCTGAGGAACATGTGCTTTGCCAAGAAGCACAAGAAGGGCATGAAGAAAATGCAGGCCAGCAATGCCAAGGCCATGAGTGGACATGCTGAGGCTATTAAGGTCCTTGTAAAGCCCAAGGAGGTCAAGCCCAAGATCCCAAAGGGCGCCAGCCATAAGCTTCATCAACTTGCCTACACTGCCCAACCCAAGCTTCGGAAGCGTGCTCGTGCCCACATTGTCAAGGGTCTCAGGCTCTGCTGGCCAAAGGCCAAGGCCAAGGCTCAAACCAAGGCCCAGGATGTGGCTTCAGCTGCAGCTCTAGGTCAGGCTCCAAAAGGTGTCCAGGCCCCCACAAAGGCTCCAGAGTAG
- the LOC134374712 gene encoding phosphatidylinositol N-acetylglucosaminyltransferase subunit Y-like produces the protein MFLSLPTLTIVILLVSLAGLLNSASVEQNFPQGCISTISLCFYSLLLPIAVPVYVFFHLWTWMGIKLFRHN, from the coding sequence ATGTTTCTGTCTCTTCCTACGTTGACTATTGTTATTCTACTGGTCTCTTTAGCAGGACTGTTGAACTCAGCCTCTGTGGAACAAAACTTCCCACAGGGCTGTATTAGCACAATCAGCCTTTGCTTTTACAGTCTGCTCTTGCCAATTGCTGTACCAGTGTATGTGTTCTTCCACCTTTGGACTTGGATGGGTATTAAACTCTTCAGACATAATTAA